From the genome of Lotus japonicus ecotype B-129 chromosome 6, LjGifu_v1.2, one region includes:
- the LOC130726071 gene encoding U3 snoRNP-associated protein-like YAO: protein MPGKNRKKKGNDRDPFFTDDSRKRRKIEDDAEIDSDFEEDGFFAGGGGKGDKDQPEEVEEEETGAEARKRIAQDYLRRVREITQKEKEQQSDEDDDDDEDEDEGARDSLVAQRLLQDQQEESGRVRRAISSRVQLGGDFGVLVKHRHSVTAVALSEDDSKGFSASKDGTIMHWDVDSGKSERYKWPSDSVLKSHGLKDPQGSASRQSKQVLALAVSSDGRYLSTGGLDRHVHIWDTRTREHVQAFPGHRGPVSCLTFRQGTSELFSGSFDRTVKIWNVEDRTYMNTLFGHQSEVLSIDCLRKERVLTAGRDRSMQLFKVHEESRLVFRAPASSLECCCFLSNDEYLSGSDDGSIELWGMKRKKPVYILRNAHALSTDSLKSDQKDIERLPNGNLENGHHHPENHHCLSTFSWVSAVTVCRNSDLGASGAGNGSVRLYAIDSETNDIKSLYNVPLVGFVNSLAFAKSAQFLIAGVGQEPRLGRWGRIPEARNGVSILPLKL, encoded by the exons atGCCCGGCAAGAATCGTAAGAAGAAGGGCAATGACCGTGACCCCTTCTTCACCGACGACTCTCGTAAACGCCGCAAAATCGAAGATGACGCCGAGATTGACAGCGATTTCGAGGAAGACGGCTTCTTCGCCGGCGGCGGCGGCAAAGGTGACAAGGATCAACCCGAAGAAGTAGAGGAAGAAGAGACCGGTGCGGAAGCCAGGAAGAGAATCGCACAGGACTATCTGAGAAGGGTTCGGGAAATCACGCAGAAAGAGAAGGAGCAACAatcagatgaagatgatgatgatgatgaagatgaggatgaaggaGCTAGAGACTCCCTCGTAGCTCAGAGATTGTTGCAGGATCAGCAAGAGGAGAGTGGGCGCGTTAGAAGAGCCATTTCTTCAAg GGTGCAATTAGGTGGTGATTTTGGGGTGTTGGTTAAGCACCGGCATAGTGTGACTGCGGTGGCTCTATCTGAGGACGATTCGAAGGGGTTTTCGGCTTCCAAAGATGGAACCATTATGCACTGGGATGTGGATAGTGGAAAAAGCGAGAGGTATAAATGGCCAAGTGATTCGGTGCTCAAGTCTCATGGCTTGAAGGATCCGCAAGGTTCTGCTTCGAGGCAAAGTAAGCAGGTTTTGGCTTTGGCTGTGAGTTCGGATGGTCGATATTTGTCTACTGGGGGCCTTGATCGCCATGTTCATATATGGGATACTCGCACCAGAGAGCATGTTCAG GCTTTTCCAGGTCATAGAGGCCCTGTTTCTTGTCTGACTTTTAGACAAGGAACGTCAGAGCTTTTTTCTGGTTCATTTGATCGAACAGTTAAGATATGGAATGTTGAAGACAGAACTTACATGAACACTCTATTTGGCCACCAAAGTGAAGTATTGAGTATTGATTGCTTACGTAAAGAAAGGGTACTTACTGCTGGACGTGATCGTAGTATGCAGTTGTTTAAG GTTCATGAAGAATCACGTCTTGTATTTCGTGCACCTGCATCTTCCTTAGAATGCTGTTGTTTTCTGAGTAACGATGAATACTTGTCTGGGTCCGATGACGGAAGCATTGAGCTTTGGGGTATGAAGCGAAAAAAACCTGTTTATATTTTGAGGAATGCTCACGCTTTATCAACGGATAGCTTGAAATCTGACCAAAAGGATATTGAAAGACTCCCCAATGGTAACCTAG AAAATGGTCACCACCATCCTGAGAATCATCACTGTTTGTCAACATTTTCTTGGGTCAGTGCGGTCACTGTTTGTAGAAACAGTGACCTTGGTGCGTCCGGAGCTGGTAATGGTTCTGTTCGATTATATGCAATTGACAGTGAGACCAATGACATCAAATCCCTTTATAACGTGCCATTG GTTGGGTTTGTGAATTCCTTGGCTTTTGCAAAATCAGCACAATTCCTAATTGCTGGAGTTGGGCAG GAACCTCGTCTAGGAAGGTGGGGACGAATCCCTGAAGCTCGGAATGGAGTTTCAATTCTTCCTCTCAAGTTATGA
- the LOC130725654 gene encoding uncharacterized protein LOC130725654 has product MPNQPPAPAASSGSLKDWCRLLFVLLSFLALLPLIGVLSIILVGPLKPKFDLQSGEVQYLNIAADNITGTAAASITLTIRLVFIADNPNKMEMKYGESRFAVLYNDILLGNASIPG; this is encoded by the coding sequence ATGCCTAACCAACCACCGGCACCGGCCGCATCATCGGGGTCGTTAAAAGACTGGTGCCGCCTCCTCTTCGTGCTATTATCGTTCCTCGCACTTCTTCCGCTGATAGGGGTGCTCTCCATCATCCTGGTGGGGCCCTTGAAGCCAAAGTTTGATCTCCAGTCAGGTGAGGTTCAGTACCTCAACATTGCCGCCGACAACATTACCGGAACCGCCGCCGCCTCCATCACCCTCACAATTCGCCTTGTCTTCATAGCCGATAACCCAAACAAGATGGAGATGAAGTACGGCGAGTCCAGGTTCGCCGTCCTATACAATGATATCCTACTTGGAAATGCCTCCATTCCAGGGTAA